Proteins from a single region of Theobroma cacao cultivar B97-61/B2 chromosome 10, Criollo_cocoa_genome_V2, whole genome shotgun sequence:
- the LOC18586663 gene encoding cytochrome P450 714C2 encodes MALLLLLVKITGTSVLMAFIGMLIHLFDSMILNPARLRAKLRKQGIRGPPPTLLLGNTLDIKKTQSKLSMLPQEGEQVITHNSSSTVFPYFEQWREQHGPTFLFSLGNIQILHVTDPDLVKEIITCTSMDLGNPTYQQKERGPLLGKGILTSNGALWAHQRKIIAPELYMDKVKGMTTLMADCSVMVVNEWKSKIDGEGGIADIKVDDYLRRFTRDVISRACFGSNYSQGEEIFFKIRALQEAMSKKVLSNGFPGMRYLPTKSNREIWRLEKEVRALILKAVYKTKEEKSKEDLLQMILKGAKNSDLGPDATDNFIVDNCKNIYFAGYETTAITAAWTLLLLALNPDWQEKVRAEVLEICGGKLPDADMIRKMKALTMVISETLRLYPPGAIISREALEDMKFGDIHVPKGVNIWLLPATLHQDPEIWGPDADKFNPERFSNGVSGACKFPHVYLPFGFGPHTCLGQHFALAELKLLLALALSNFTFSPSPKYRHCPSLSLIIEPKHGVNLIVRRL; translated from the exons ATGGCGCTGCTATTGCTACTTGTCAAGATCACTGGCACAAGTGTGTTGATGGCATTCATTGGCATGCTCATACACCTGTTTGATTCGATGATTTTGAATCCTGCAAGGCTTCGTGCCAAACTGCGAAAGCAAGGAATCCGGGGTCCCCCTCCAACACTGTTGCTGGGAAATACCCTTGACATAAAGAAGACACAATCTAAGTTGTCGATGTTGCCGCAAGAAGGAGAACAAGTGATAACCCACAATAGTTCTTCCACTGTGTTTCCTTACTTCGAACAATGGAGAGAACAGCATG GCCCAACGTTTTTGTTTTCACTAGGCAACATACAGATTTTACACGTAACTGATCCTGATTTGGTGAAGGAAATAATTACATGCACCTCAATGGATTTGGGAAATCCTACGTACCAACAAAAGGAGCGAGGTCCTCTGCTTGGCAAAGGCATTCTAACTTCAAATGGTGCATTATGGGCACATCAAAGGAAAATCATTGCTCCTGAATTATACATGGACAAGGTCAAG GGTATGACGACCTTAATGGCAGACTGTTCTGTTATGGTGGTGAACGAGTGGAAAAGCAAGATTGACGGTGAGGGTGGAATTGCAGACATAAAGGTTGACGATTATTTGAGAAGGTTTACCAGAGATGTTATCTCAAGGGCTTGTTTTGGAAGCAATTATTCCCAAGGGGAAGAGATCTTCTTCAAGATTAGAGCTCTGCAAGAAGCCATGTCTAAAAAAGTTTTATCTAATGGGTTCCCTGGAATGAG ATATCTTCCGACAAAAAGCAACAGGGAAATATGGAGGTTGGAGAAAGAAGTTCGGGCGTTAATCTTGAAGGCTGTGTATaaaaccaaggaagaaaaatcaaaggagGACCTATTACAAATGATCCTAAAAGGCGCTAAGAACAGTGATTTAGGCCCTGATGCAACAGATAACTTCATTGTTGACAACTGcaagaatatatattttgcTGGGTATGAAACTACTGCTATTACAGCAGCTTGGACCTTGTTGCTGCTAGCCTTGAACCCAGATTGGCAAGAGAAAGTTCGTGCAGAGGTTCTTGAAATTTGTGGGGGCAAATTACCAGATGCCGACATGATCCGTAAGATGAAAGCA CTAACGATGGTGATCAGTGAGACACTACGGCTATACCCTCCAGGCGCTATTATATCGAGGGAGGCCCTGGAAGATATGAAATTTGGAGATATTCATGTGCCTAAAGGAGTTAATATATGGTTACTGCCAGCGACACTTCACCAAGATCCTGAAATATGGGGACCTGATGCTGACAAATTCAATCCTGAAAGGTTTTCCAATGGAGTCAGTGGAGCCTGCAAGTTTCCTCATGTTTATTTGCCTTTCGGATTCGGACCCCATACATGTTTGGGACAGCATTTCGCCTTGGCAGAACTTAAGCTACTTCTTGCTCTTGCCCTGTCAAACTTCACATTCTCTCCCTCACCAAAATATAGGCATTGTCCATCTCTGAGTTTGATTATAGAGCCTAAACATGGAGTGAATCTCATAGTTAGGAGGCTGTGA